TGAAAAGTCTGCATGCTCGACTAAGAAAAAGCATGTCGACTAAGTACTTTCAGAAGACAATCCATGAACAGTCGGCATGCTCCATCGAAACAAAGCATGCCGGCCAAACATTAGTTTTTCGGATTTATAGTCGTCATGATCGAAAATATAACAAAACCATGACGGCTAATAACAAAATTAGGACACAGGAAAACTTGTTTTTACCAAACATTATTTTTTTGCATTTATAGTTATCATGGTCGAAATTCAGCACACTGACGACTGTTTATTAGTCATCTTGTTATTTTTACAAAGTCATGACGACTAATAACAAAATTGGACACATAAAAACTAGTTTTCTGAGAGTTATTAATCGTCATGGTTAGGCTTTTCAAACCTTAACGACTATTCATACTACATCACTAGTCGTCAAGGTTTATGGATGAAGACCATGACGACCCTTTGAatgttactttcagaaacaaaactctTTGAAAAGTCGTCACGTTATTCATCCGAAAACCTTGACGAGTGAAAACAAATATTAAAAGTCATCATGCTCAACGAAAAGAGGCCATAACGACCATATAACTGCGATTCAACAATTTTAATTTTTCCAACCTAATATGACATTCAAACAACACAAAACAAAGTACTCGATGGAGTTTTAAAGAATTAATTGAcgataaaaaaaattctaatcgGTGATTATTTTTCATTTGAAAACGATGAGAAGGAGAAAGGAATGGATTATTAGATTGAggatgaaggagaaagaaaaaaataagatttGGATCTAAAGCCAAAAAGAAAGTAGTTTTAGTTATTATTGAGGGAAGGATAATTAGGTAACTCTACACACATTAGACATCCCTTAGCCCACTATTATGGTTGGGAACAAAAtgtgtataccccaattaatctgggtataccccaatctggCCAGTTTTTTTTAATGCTAAGTGTTATTCGAATGCAAGGCTTGAGTTTTTCATTTTAGTTTGGAGACTATTTCCTCCTTCCCCTGGAAATGGAATTGAGCACATGAATAACCCATCTATTATCTGTTCATCACAGGGAACGCATTTATGTGTTGTACCATGTACATTAGCGCGTGGAACCCATTCAAAGTAATGACCCATATTTTGCTGCTCATATTTCAATTCCAACCATTAGTCGCGACTAGTGCAAATCGTACTGAAGCACCGACTTGCATGTGTTTCATAAGAGGCAGATATTTTCCACGTACGGGATATGTACCGCTGGCAATAGAACCTGCAACGACGTTGTTAATAACATTTTATGAATGGAAGCTTTCTGATTTGACTCCGCAATGAGACACTCAGAGTCCTGTGACATACAGGCAACAGTATTCCAGTACGTACTACTTGACCATAACCACTACATGTACCATGAATAGTGGGTCTGCGAGACCGAGTGATCTCCTTTTGCCCAACCCGAAACCAGTTTACTGGTAGCTCTTGCTAAAATTATGTAGTCCTGATGGGCAGTTTGAAAGAAGCAAGTTTAAAGTCTGCCTGCCTGCCATTTCCGAACAAACCATGCATAAATTTGTACATAAATAAGGCAACCAACTGAAATACCCCACGCGCATTACATTTAATGGCTCCAAGAGTGCAATTACCAAATAGTAGTGGGAAATCCATGCTCATAGATATGGACAGGACTAAGTCGACCCTTTTGAATTACGTATATTCTAGTTACATGTTTATGTAATCACGTCCATTATTAGTTTGTTGGTATGTTGAACTGAAATGTAACAACAGGGTGCCCAGTTGCCCACCTATTAGAGTAGAGTGGGTTTCGACTGAATAGGTTTCAAAGTACAGCTACGACACGCGGTATTAATACACAAAACTGGTTTAAAAGAGCAAAATCATcaatttctgggtgaaacagacatgtaaaatttgatactgtttaaatggacgagaatgtaaaaataggcatgaTGTAAACATtttcatcctgcccattttcaaatattttttcttatttttaatttacatctggATGCATcaagtttcatcctcgctcttttttaagtttaagtcaggatgaatccagtttcattcttcctatttttttggtgtccatttcccccacactaatttttactcgtccattaaattatgttttaaaaatatttggacaaatgacccttTTTCAGGTATTAATATACAAGTATAATTTCGTTCTCCAAAATAATACTTGAAATGAGCAATTACAAACAGGGACGGAGCTATGTAGAGCTCAGGTGTGGCCCCCGCCCCCCTGTTTTTGCTTAATTCATTAGTGATCCTTCAAAATTCTTACTAATTAAAAACAAAATCTCTTAATAAACCcccataaataattttttttgtctaTTAGCCCTTCCTATATGAAATTTCTGGCTCCGTCCCTGATTATAAAGCTAAGAAAACATCAACAAGGTAATATCTAGAGTACCCAGAGACCGCAGGCAAGAACCGCAGTAAGCAACGGGGTTGGGTAAAATTTCTGTTTCACCATAGCCATGTAATTGTTACAGACGAATGGTGCATATGTAGCGTTATTAAAATGTTCCCATGAGATTTCCTGCTTCCTACAGGGGAACAAAGggtaatgaattttttttattatactgtatttGTTTTTGATAACAACTACGGTCGACACGACAGTGTATAATTTGAGTTAAGCTGAAGTAAAAGTTGGTTGTAGCTAATTGTAAAGCGTTAAAACAATTTAGGTAAGATTTAAATGTTCATGTGTCGAAAATAGAAACAATTTTTGTTGCACCAAATTGTTGTCTTTAGAGTAAAATCGCACACGAGATTTTTGTTGGGCTCAAATGAAATTGGTGGCCATTTCTTCACCACCTCCACCTAATTCTCCAAATATTCGATGACAACAATGGTAAAGTTGAGTGAAAGATACACAAATGAAACACAAAATAGCTAGAATCACATATCAACCTCCTCTCTATATATAGAAGGCTAAGACACATGCTTCAAAATATCAATCTCAATTCATCTTTTTTTCTATCTTCATCTATTTGTGTAAGTTAATCAAAACATGGATCATGAAAATGGTGGTAGAAAACCAGAGGTTATTGTAGGGTCAGAAGAGCCTAAGACACACAAAAGTAGACACAGTTGTATGTATTGGGGGATATTATTGTTGTTAAGGTTTCTAGCACTTAGTGCAACTGTGTTGGCTACACTTGTAATGTTCCttaacaaagaaagcaaaacaaTGGTTGTTGCTACTATTGGAACCAACCCCATTAAAGCCACTCTCGTTGCCAAATTTCAGAACACCCCCGCTTTTGTGTAATGAGCTTCTTCAACTGCAttctcttttcttattttatttttctatattgAATGGTAAACTAATTGATCTTTATCTTCTGTGAGAAATGCAGATTCTTTGTGATAGTCACTTCTATAGTCAGTTTCCACAACTTGGTGATGTTGTTGACTGAATTGTTTGGGCACAAGTTCGGTTTCAAAGGGATTAAGCTTTTGGCAATGACACTCTTGGACATGGTAAAAATACCATCCTTAGTTCAATACTATGTTTAAATGTCAATGTCATTTGTTAGTTGGATACGGAAAATAACCACCTCGGGAATTATGTTAACTAATGCCCTTTGGTTCGAGTAGGGAGCGGTTGTTCTGCTATCAGGAGCTACTGGTGGTGCAGCTTCAATAGCACAGCTTGGAAAGAATGGGAACACCCATGCTCGTTGGAACAAGATTTGTGATAAGTTTGAGAAATACTGCGGTCGTGGTTCTGGAGCCCTTATCGCTGCCTTCATCGGAATTATTTTCTTGTTAGTCCTCAATGTGATGTCCACCATTGCTATTCATAAGAATACTCGATCGTCATCAGTTCATTAATCACTCATATAGCTCATATTATATCGGCCTTACTACTCTACGTCTATAACTAATGCTATTTTCATCTGGTTTCCTTCAAGTGCTTGCACAAGTATGTAACCTGTCTACAGGTTCGAGTCTATTTTAAATTATGAAAGGCATTTGCTTGCTTTGGTTTTAGATATATCATctgtcttgaatcttgattatgTAGTTGTTTCCATCTCCACGTGGCCGTATAACACTGTCTTAAACTTTAAAATATAAGCCAGCAAAATTGCCGGTATTTTGCTGTTGATTGATGGCAACCGAGTGCAAGGAAAGATCCCCTTTAGTACCGGAGCTCATtgatttttctccccaatatctgCCGTCAATCCGTCATTACTGGCAAGCTTTT
This is a stretch of genomic DNA from Papaver somniferum cultivar HN1 chromosome 1, ASM357369v1, whole genome shotgun sequence. It encodes these proteins:
- the LOC113300541 gene encoding CASP-like protein 1B2 encodes the protein MDHENGGRKPEVIVGSEEPKTHKSRHSCMYWGILLLLRFLALSATVLATLVMFLNKESKTMVVATIGTNPIKATLVAKFQNTPAFVFFVIVTSIVSFHNLVMLLTELFGHKFGFKGIKLLAMTLLDMGAVVLLSGATGGAASIAQLGKNGNTHARWNKICDKFEKYCGRGSGALIAAFIGIIFLLVLNVMSTIAIHKNTRSSSVH